The Chitinophaga pinensis DSM 2588 region CGTTTCAAGATCTGTATCATATACGGCCGCATAGGTAGCCTTATAGGCGTCTATAGCAGCCACAAAGAAATCATGGAAAGTATCGTAGGAGAAATGTCCCTGTGGTTGCAATAATGGCCTGCCACCATTAAAGGTAAAGGCAGCCGTATCTTCATGAGTATATTCAAACGGGTCCGTATGTACGAGTGAGAACAAAGGATGTTCTCTGTCGGTGAACAGGATCACGTCTTTATCATAATCGCCTTTATCCCAGAATTGCTCCAGATCGGCAAAAGCCTTCTCCAGTGCTGCGGGAGAAGTATATTCGTTATAGGCGTTCCCGTCATAGATATACTGCAGCCTGGTGGCTTCACTATGATCATTACAAGTCTGTACAAGGTCAAGAAAACGTGGCAGCGAATCTGCTTCTTTCTGGCGGAACAGTTGTAAGGTGCTTACGTGTAACGACATTGGGCAACGGGGTTGTTTGTTGTAAATCTAACCAAAAAGTGCATACAAAAAAGAGCGTACAGAAAACTTAACATTGACATCCGGGGACGTATATGTGCAGTATAATAAACGACCTTTGCTGTGTGATGAAACCCGTTTTTTTTACCTTGTATTGATCGTACTTAACCTATGGTCAACTATCATTCATGCTTCGATCAACAACGAAAGATGAACGAAGGATGAATAATAGCAGACTATAGATTGACCAATAAATAGCCGGATATAAAACGAAAGTGAAGTATACGTAAAAGGATGTCTTTTTTAAGCGATCAGCAAGCAGAAAATCGCCAAATATCACCGGTTATAATACCAGCTGTTCATACAACCTGGCCAATGCCTGCGGCAGATCGCTACAGAAGCCCGGATGCACCTTACCAGCCTGCACGACAGTGCTACGGGTAGCAGTCAGCCAGCGGAAACGGGACGCCAGATCCAGCTGTCCGATAGGTCCTGCCTCTTTACCTCCTTTACAAATGCATTCAAATGCCTGGAGGTATGATTTTACCTCTTCAATATCTGTTTCAGGAGAGAATGCCCGCAGCCGTTCTTCATTCAGCGTAATGATCGCCTGTAAGAATCTCTGTTGTTTAGAATAGAGAATGACACCGGCATTGAGAAACTCTTCCCGTTCCACTCTCGGCATAACGC contains the following coding sequences:
- a CDS encoding DUF5953 family protein, with product MSLHVSTLQLFRQKEADSLPRFLDLVQTCNDHSEATRLQYIYDGNAYNEYTSPAALEKAFADLEQFWDKGDYDKDVILFTDREHPLFSLVHTDPFEYTHEDTAAFTFNGGRPLLQPQGHFSYDTFHDFFVAAIDAYKATYAAVYDTDLETLISFASFYGEVEIDEEISTPEIVLETPEQLTARIGRVISPELFNPLEIPPAIYWFNYWNEAQVKAVGEEKIKQAPFEVIEKRADGGYILVVQKENFDTHNTAHLERLAALYDHFDLYSLQQGDA
- a CDS encoding DUF3037 domain-containing protein, which gives rise to MQEKHLFEYAVIRVMPRVEREEFLNAGVILYSKQQRFLQAIITLNEERLRAFSPETDIEEVKSYLQAFECICKGGKEAGPIGQLDLASRFRWLTATRSTVVQAGKVHPGFCSDLPQALARLYEQLVL